In Pseudoalteromonas sp. MM1, a single window of DNA contains:
- a CDS encoding SulP family inorganic anion transporter — MFDLISKRSANLKNDVLAGLTAVLTLIPEAVAFTFVAGIDPMMGLYGSFFVGFITAVFGGRPGMISGAAGSMAVVTTAFIIMFGLEYLLAAVVLTGVLQVVFGAFKMGKFIRLLPHPVMLGFVNGLAIVIGMAQFGQFKENVRVVYDKQHDMFTYAGDWMQLSSPAMLTMMGLIALTMAIVYFLPRYTKAIPAPLAAIAVCTALVTFTPLESKLVSDVVYTQRTSMIEKEIITENFAAVKNQISHGQYSEAAQNIALERPTDAQIMAKWQANEAQKVAEGLKETADPLDGSLKGALPSFHFPQISWDLTNSDSLDALITVLMLALILSSVGLIETLMTLSLIDEITQTRGQGNRESVAQGSGNILSGLFGGMCGCAMIGQSMVCLNSGGRGRAAGIATALFMLVFILFFPSLIEMIPVASLIGVMFMVVIATFEWSSLRLFGRVPKSEIFIIIVVSTVTVLLDLAVAVGIGIVISALVYAWNSAKEIRIQCSDESQTQKTYQVAGNLFFGSITSFKEGFNPHNDPQKVCIDFANARVCDQSGIEAIHGLSVRYKALGKTLYLRHLSPESAQLLQKAGDLVEVNIVEDPKYPVANDAMA; from the coding sequence ATGTTTGATTTAATAAGCAAACGCAGCGCTAATTTAAAAAATGATGTATTAGCCGGCTTAACCGCTGTGCTTACGCTCATTCCCGAAGCCGTTGCGTTTACCTTTGTAGCGGGAATTGACCCCATGATGGGTCTTTATGGCTCGTTTTTTGTTGGCTTTATTACCGCCGTGTTTGGCGGCCGCCCTGGTATGATCTCGGGTGCGGCGGGCTCCATGGCTGTAGTCACTACCGCCTTTATTATTATGTTTGGGCTGGAATACTTGTTGGCGGCCGTGGTATTAACCGGTGTGCTGCAAGTTGTGTTTGGCGCTTTTAAAATGGGCAAGTTTATAAGGCTACTACCTCACCCCGTAATGCTTGGCTTTGTAAACGGCTTAGCCATAGTAATTGGTATGGCGCAATTTGGCCAATTTAAAGAAAACGTTCGTGTTGTATACGATAAGCAACACGATATGTTTACCTACGCGGGCGATTGGATGCAGCTAAGCAGCCCAGCCATGCTTACCATGATGGGGTTAATAGCGTTAACCATGGCCATTGTGTATTTTTTACCACGCTATACCAAAGCAATTCCTGCGCCCCTTGCCGCTATTGCCGTATGTACGGCGCTGGTTACATTTACCCCGCTTGAGTCAAAACTTGTTAGCGACGTTGTGTACACGCAGCGTACTTCAATGATTGAAAAAGAAATCATTACTGAAAACTTTGCTGCGGTAAAAAATCAAATTTCTCATGGGCAATACAGCGAAGCTGCGCAAAATATAGCATTAGAGCGCCCAACTGATGCACAAATTATGGCTAAATGGCAAGCTAACGAAGCGCAAAAAGTAGCAGAAGGATTAAAAGAGACTGCCGATCCGCTTGATGGCAGTTTAAAAGGTGCATTACCAAGTTTTCACTTTCCGCAAATTAGCTGGGATTTAACCAATAGCGACTCGCTCGATGCGCTAATTACCGTGTTAATGCTTGCACTTATTTTGTCATCGGTTGGGCTAATTGAAACGCTTATGACCCTTTCGCTTATTGATGAAATAACACAAACCCGCGGGCAAGGTAATCGCGAGTCTGTGGCACAAGGTTCGGGCAATATTTTAAGCGGTTTATTTGGTGGCATGTGCGGCTGCGCCATGATTGGCCAAAGTATGGTGTGTTTAAATTCAGGCGGCCGAGGCCGTGCTGCTGGCATTGCTACCGCTTTATTTATGCTGGTATTTATTTTGTTTTTCCCAAGCTTAATTGAAATGATCCCGGTAGCATCATTAATTGGCGTTATGTTTATGGTGGTTATTGCTACGTTTGAGTGGTCATCTTTGCGCTTATTTGGCCGCGTTCCAAAGTCTGAAATATTTATCATTATTGTGGTATCAACCGTTACCGTATTGCTCGATTTAGCCGTAGCCGTAGGTATAGGTATTGTTATTTCAGCCTTAGTTTATGCGTGGAATTCTGCAAAAGAAATTCGTATTCAATGCAGCGATGAGTCTCAAACGCAAAAAACTTACCAAGTAGCAGGCAACTTATTCTTTGGCTCTATAACCTCGTTTAAAGAAGGGTTTAACCCACATAACGACCCACAAAAAGTGTGTATTGATTTTGCCAATGCCAGAGTGTGCGACCAATCGGGTATTGAAGCTATACATGGTTTAAGCGTACGTTATAAAGCATTAGGTAAAACGTTGTATTTACGTCACTTAAGCCCTGAGTCTGCCCAGTTATTACAAAAAGCCGGTGATTTAGTTGAGGTTAACATTGTTGAAGACCCTAAATACCCTGTAGCCAACGACGCTATGGCGTAA
- a CDS encoding nitroreductase family protein has protein sequence MTHPIINDLEKRYTTKRYTTQRIPQDDLDVIYEAMRLSPSSINSQPWKFIVIESDEAKERMHSTFANKFQFNQPHIKTASHVILFAYNPKYKRDDYAQVIDADIKNGRTQSENREQAFGAFAFVDMNTDEQGNNAMWTKAQTYIALGNTMHAAARLGIDSTPMEGVDAQLIGEVFEHELDGYICDVALVLGYHDDTEDYNAKLPKSRLAKEQVIQVL, from the coding sequence ATGACCCATCCAATTATTAATGATTTAGAAAAACGTTATACAACTAAACGCTACACAACCCAGCGTATTCCTCAAGATGACTTAGATGTAATTTACGAAGCTATGCGTCTTTCTCCATCCTCTATTAACTCGCAGCCGTGGAAATTTATTGTTATTGAATCTGACGAAGCTAAAGAGCGTATGCACTCTACGTTTGCTAATAAATTCCAATTTAACCAGCCGCATATTAAAACTGCATCGCACGTTATTTTATTTGCTTACAACCCTAAATATAAACGTGATGACTACGCACAAGTAATTGATGCAGATATTAAAAATGGCCGTACACAAAGTGAAAACCGCGAACAAGCATTTGGCGCGTTTGCCTTTGTTGATATGAATACCGATGAGCAAGGTAACAATGCAATGTGGACCAAAGCGCAAACTTACATTGCCCTGGGTAACACTATGCACGCTGCAGCCCGTTTAGGTATTGATTCAACGCCAATGGAAGGTGTAGATGCACAGCTTATTGGTGAAGTGTTTGAACACGAGCTGGATGGCTATATTTGTGATGTAGCGTTAGTACTTGGCTACCATGATGATACTGAAGATTATAACGCTAAGTTACCTAAATCTCGCTTAGCAAAAGAGCAAGTTATTCAGGTTTTATAA
- a CDS encoding lactoylglutathione lyase — translation MQVDDIRVFVPCKNYQQSCDFYQALGFNVQRASADLSIATSGECCIFLQRYYNQEFAENLMLQVCVLNIHEAFNIICKLTHFDIRFEGIKQEPWGKVVYLWGPSGELLHITELN, via the coding sequence ATGCAAGTTGATGATATTAGAGTGTTTGTGCCATGTAAAAATTATCAGCAATCGTGTGACTTTTATCAGGCGCTGGGCTTTAATGTTCAGCGGGCGTCAGCTGATTTAAGTATTGCAACATCAGGTGAATGCTGCATCTTTTTACAGCGTTACTACAACCAAGAATTTGCTGAAAATTTAATGCTGCAAGTGTGTGTATTAAATATTCACGAAGCCTTTAACATTATTTGCAAATTAACTCACTTTGATATTCGCTTTGAAGGGATAAAACAAGAGCCGTGGGGGAAAGTGGTTTATTTGTGGGGACCTTCGGGCGAGCTTTTACATATTACAGAGCTTAATTAG
- a CDS encoding efflux RND transporter permease subunit, with product MNTSEKGLIAWFARNPVAANLIMIFILIGGLLTALTIRKQAFPQFESNWVSIQAVYPGAAPQEVEEGITIKIEENLEGTEGIKRLITYSNRGYAQAWVEIEEKYDLQEALDEIKAQVDSINTFPAGMERPVIQREKFQQEVMILALYGDMSYYQLKELGNDIKDELLALPGVNLVDFYSGLDYEIGIEISPDKLREYGLTFRDVSSAVQNFSTNMSAGQIRSDTGYISMRVEKQAYRGGEFAKLPLITLADGAQINLGDVATINDGFEEGLLYSKYNGKNSLSFEVDASKDQDITDVAKILKGYMAEKQSKLPQGVKLSPIVDLTYYLEGRLDMMIDNMVWGGILVMIVLALFLPLRLAFWVMMGLPVSFLGAFLFMPIGFLDITINMVSLFAFIIVLGIVVDDAIVVGESASAEIEKHGHSLDNVIRGVKRVAMPATFGVLTTIAAFLPQAMASGPGAAFSKAIGVVIILCLIFSLIESKLILPAHIAAMNPRKPNPKNPLHKLRNIVDNGLKHFVQNYYTPFIGHCIHYRYTVIIGFLCILIVSAGMFAGGLVKFVPNPKIPHDFPRITLEMNLASSEQATLETARKIEDVLLKVDKELEEQYGQSMIRDLSVSLRGRTEANIMAILVEPHLRPIDTFELSTLWREQMPPLPGVKTLNIQDNIFSGGRDDGDVSFRLQGKNADELKEVAGKLKAKLQSMEGVGDVNDSLQSATDEVQLDLKPLAYSMGLTLADVASQVSFSYYGLEAQRILREGEEIKVMIRYPESERNSISNIQNARIITPTGAEVPLSEVAEVKLVDGVNRIRRENSNRTVNVWAAVNTDQVEPFAIAQEIRDAYLPSLLKSYPGVKSNVAGRVQEEMDSADEQLRDFAISLMIIFALLAIPLRSYSQPLIIMSVIPFGVVGAMFGHVILGMTMSGLSMFGIIAVAGIVVNDSLVMVDFVNKARAEGMAIKQAVMQAGAKRFRAILLTSITTFIGVMPIIMETSLQAKIVIPMAVSLAFGVLFATVITLILIPCQYVALEDAKRLTRKLFGKSQPITAQPTPTNN from the coding sequence ATGAATACCTCAGAAAAAGGCTTAATTGCATGGTTTGCACGTAACCCTGTTGCGGCAAACCTCATCATGATTTTTATACTTATTGGCGGGCTATTAACGGCGCTGACCATTCGTAAACAGGCATTTCCGCAGTTTGAAAGTAACTGGGTGAGTATTCAAGCAGTATACCCAGGCGCCGCCCCGCAAGAGGTTGAAGAAGGCATAACCATAAAAATTGAAGAAAACCTTGAGGGTACCGAAGGTATAAAACGTTTAATTACTTACTCTAACCGAGGTTATGCGCAAGCGTGGGTAGAAATAGAAGAAAAATACGACCTACAAGAAGCCCTAGACGAAATAAAAGCGCAAGTAGACTCTATTAATACCTTTCCTGCGGGGATGGAACGCCCCGTTATTCAACGTGAAAAATTTCAGCAAGAGGTAATGATCCTCGCGCTTTATGGCGACATGAGTTATTACCAGCTAAAAGAGCTAGGTAACGACATAAAAGATGAATTACTCGCGTTACCTGGCGTTAACTTAGTCGATTTTTACAGTGGCCTAGATTACGAAATAGGCATAGAAATAAGCCCCGATAAACTGCGTGAATATGGCCTAACATTTAGAGATGTTTCAAGCGCTGTGCAAAACTTTTCTACCAATATGTCGGCAGGGCAAATTCGCTCTGACACAGGCTATATTTCAATGCGTGTTGAAAAGCAGGCATATCGTGGCGGCGAATTTGCAAAGCTTCCGCTTATAACGCTTGCCGATGGCGCACAAATTAATTTAGGCGATGTAGCGACGATTAACGACGGCTTTGAAGAAGGCCTACTTTACTCTAAATATAATGGTAAAAACTCACTCTCGTTTGAAGTAGATGCCTCAAAAGATCAAGACATAACCGATGTAGCTAAAATTCTTAAAGGCTACATGGCAGAAAAACAGTCAAAACTTCCGCAAGGCGTAAAGCTCTCACCTATTGTTGATTTAACTTACTACCTTGAAGGTCGACTCGATATGATGATCGACAACATGGTATGGGGCGGTATTTTAGTAATGATAGTGCTGGCGCTGTTTTTACCGCTGCGTTTAGCTTTTTGGGTAATGATGGGCTTACCAGTTTCATTTTTAGGTGCTTTTTTGTTTATGCCAATTGGCTTTTTAGACATCACCATAAACATGGTGTCGTTATTTGCCTTCATTATTGTACTTGGGATTGTGGTCGACGATGCCATAGTCGTAGGTGAATCGGCCAGTGCCGAAATAGAAAAACATGGCCATAGCCTTGATAACGTTATTCGTGGTGTTAAGCGCGTAGCGATGCCTGCAACCTTTGGGGTATTAACTACTATTGCAGCGTTTTTACCACAAGCTATGGCATCAGGCCCAGGTGCTGCGTTTTCTAAAGCCATTGGTGTAGTTATTATACTGTGTTTGATTTTCTCGTTAATTGAATCAAAGCTAATATTACCTGCGCATATTGCAGCTATGAACCCGCGTAAACCTAACCCTAAAAACCCATTACATAAACTGCGTAATATAGTTGATAACGGTTTAAAACACTTTGTGCAAAACTACTACACGCCTTTTATAGGCCATTGTATACATTATCGTTATACCGTAATTATTGGCTTTTTATGTATATTAATAGTGAGTGCGGGTATGTTTGCAGGCGGGTTAGTTAAGTTTGTACCTAACCCTAAAATACCGCATGACTTTCCGCGTATTACACTTGAAATGAACCTTGCCTCTTCGGAGCAGGCAACCCTTGAAACCGCCCGTAAAATAGAAGATGTATTACTCAAAGTAGATAAAGAGCTTGAAGAGCAATACGGCCAAAGCATGATACGCGATTTATCGGTAAGCTTACGTGGGCGTACAGAGGCTAATATTATGGCTATTTTAGTAGAGCCACACTTGCGCCCTATCGACACCTTTGAATTAAGCACCCTATGGCGCGAACAAATGCCACCGCTACCAGGTGTTAAAACGCTTAATATTCAAGATAATATTTTTAGTGGCGGACGTGATGACGGCGACGTAAGTTTTAGACTGCAAGGCAAAAATGCCGATGAGTTAAAAGAAGTAGCCGGTAAATTAAAAGCTAAACTACAAAGCATGGAAGGTGTAGGCGATGTAAACGACTCACTGCAAAGTGCCACCGACGAAGTACAGCTAGATTTAAAACCACTAGCCTACAGCATGGGACTTACACTTGCCGACGTTGCATCGCAAGTAAGCTTTAGTTACTACGGATTAGAAGCACAGCGCATTTTACGCGAAGGCGAAGAAATTAAAGTAATGATACGTTACCCAGAAAGCGAGCGTAACTCAATTAGCAACATTCAAAATGCGCGTATTATTACGCCAACCGGTGCAGAAGTGCCGTTAAGCGAAGTAGCCGAAGTTAAGCTTGTTGATGGTGTAAACCGTATACGCCGCGAAAACTCAAACCGTACTGTTAATGTGTGGGCAGCGGTAAATACTGACCAAGTTGAACCATTTGCTATTGCACAAGAAATTCGCGATGCCTATTTACCTTCGCTGCTTAAAAGCTACCCAGGCGTTAAAAGTAATGTGGCTGGGCGCGTACAAGAAGAAATGGACAGCGCCGATGAGCAGTTACGCGACTTTGCTATATCGCTGATGATTATATTTGCGTTATTAGCTATACCGCTTCGCTCTTACTCGCAGCCGCTTATTATTATGTCGGTTATTCCATTTGGTGTAGTAGGTGCAATGTTTGGTCACGTAATATTAGGCATGACCATGAGCGGGCTGTCTATGTTTGGCATTATTGCAGTAGCGGGCATTGTAGTAAACGACTCCCTCGTAATGGTTGATTTTGTAAATAAAGCACGCGCAGAAGGTATGGCTATTAAACAGGCTGTTATGCAAGCCGGTGCAAAGCGCTTTAGAGCTATATTGCTTACTTCAATTACTACATTTATTGGGGTAATGCCAATTATTATGGAAACCAGCTTACAAGCTAAAATAGTTATTCCTATGGCGGTATCGCTGGCCTTTGGTGTGCTTTTTGCCACGGTAATTACCTTAATACTTATACCTTGCCAGTACGTAGCACTAGAAGATGCTAAGCGCCTAACCCGTAAGCTATTTGGTAAATCGCAACCTATAACTGCTCAACCAACACCTACAAATAATTAA
- a CDS encoding glycine betaine ABC transporter substrate-binding protein — protein MSKPILKMGVTDLSFHHVTASLVSHVLTDMGFNVERVYAPHQDNFKNLKSGDVDLLASAWLPSSHGIYKADVEQVMPLVELGLHYEPYAHWGVPDYVPQSAVNEISDLLKPDVLAKMQKTIQGINAGAGITRFSINMMKEYGLTSAGYEFLTGTEHDCFSAFENAVATQTWCIVPLWKPQFLHYKHTIRELKEPQGLLGVVDRAVLLLREDKQALFNQAQLNTLDKLRFSNEIIAELDYKVCKNLQPLDDVTRNWLNNNPIR, from the coding sequence ATGAGTAAACCAATTTTAAAAATGGGCGTAACCGATTTATCGTTTCATCATGTTACGGCCTCTTTAGTGAGCCATGTTTTAACTGATATGGGCTTTAACGTTGAGCGTGTTTATGCGCCGCATCAAGATAACTTTAAAAACCTTAAATCGGGCGATGTAGATTTACTTGCCTCAGCGTGGCTTCCTTCAAGCCACGGTATTTACAAAGCCGATGTAGAGCAAGTTATGCCACTCGTTGAGCTTGGCTTACATTATGAGCCTTATGCACACTGGGGCGTACCAGATTATGTACCACAAAGTGCAGTAAACGAAATTAGTGATTTGCTAAAGCCAGATGTGCTTGCAAAAATGCAAAAAACGATTCAGGGCATTAATGCCGGTGCTGGTATTACCCGTTTTTCTATTAATATGATGAAAGAATATGGGCTGACGAGCGCGGGATATGAGTTTTTAACCGGCACAGAGCATGACTGTTTTAGCGCGTTTGAAAACGCCGTTGCCACCCAAACCTGGTGCATAGTGCCGTTATGGAAGCCACAATTTTTGCATTACAAGCACACAATACGTGAGCTTAAAGAACCACAAGGGTTACTAGGCGTTGTTGATAGAGCTGTTTTACTCCTACGAGAAGATAAACAAGCGCTGTTTAACCAAGCACAGTTAAACACCCTTGATAAATTACGCTTTTCAAATGAGATCATTGCCGAGCTTGACTATAAAGTATGCAAAAACTTACAACCCCTCGATGACGTAACGCGTAATTGGCTTAATAACAATCCAATTAGATAG
- a CDS encoding L-dopachrome tautomerase-related protein: MFLSKSKLGLTAIVLLISAVAVANETVPAEVYAQTDSAVGGITYTQNKRFIFSYHPFYNPKVKVGELLKNGDVVPFPNAQMQNPYKSDGSLKNPANYLNWVLGVRADDRGNVWILDSGQAQPRITPKLIAWDALNNKLNEIIYLPRPISQAQSQLNDLAISSKYNTLVIADEGIADGGNGKQAALIIVNTQTGKSRRVLQGHESALPDYAMPIIIDEGTSEEKQLNAFIGADGIVLDNAQQWLYFAPLNKKYVYRIKMADIANEQLTDKQLGERVEQYAQKPVNGGLSIDADDNLYLTIVGERTVGVIDASTRTYRDYTYDENMIWPDGVSIGPEGYMYTGAAQLPLSAKLNNGNAENKAPYYIFRFKPLAEGVIGR, translated from the coding sequence ATGTTTTTAAGTAAATCTAAATTAGGCTTAACCGCTATTGTTTTATTAATAAGTGCTGTCGCGGTTGCAAATGAAACAGTACCTGCTGAGGTTTACGCGCAAACAGATAGCGCAGTAGGCGGTATTACGTATACACAAAACAAGCGCTTTATTTTTAGTTATCACCCCTTTTATAACCCAAAAGTAAAAGTGGGGGAGCTTTTAAAAAATGGCGATGTAGTCCCATTTCCTAATGCGCAGATGCAAAACCCTTATAAAAGTGATGGCAGTTTAAAGAATCCCGCTAACTATTTAAATTGGGTATTAGGAGTTAGGGCTGATGATAGAGGGAATGTGTGGATACTCGACTCAGGCCAGGCACAGCCGCGTATTACACCAAAGCTGATAGCATGGGATGCGCTAAACAATAAGCTCAATGAAATTATTTATTTGCCTAGACCTATATCGCAAGCTCAATCTCAACTTAACGATTTAGCTATATCAAGCAAATACAATACATTAGTGATTGCCGATGAAGGTATTGCGGATGGCGGTAACGGCAAGCAAGCCGCCCTTATTATCGTTAATACTCAAACAGGTAAGAGCCGGCGAGTATTGCAAGGCCACGAAAGCGCTTTGCCCGATTACGCAATGCCAATCATCATTGATGAAGGTACAAGTGAAGAAAAGCAACTTAATGCCTTTATTGGTGCCGATGGCATTGTGCTTGATAACGCACAGCAATGGCTTTACTTTGCACCGCTTAATAAAAAATATGTTTACCGTATTAAAATGGCCGATATTGCTAACGAACAATTAACCGATAAACAACTAGGCGAACGTGTAGAGCAATACGCACAAAAACCAGTAAACGGTGGTTTAAGTATTGATGCCGATGACAACTTGTATTTAACCATAGTAGGTGAGCGTACCGTGGGCGTTATTGATGCCTCAACACGTACGTACCGTGATTACACGTACGATGAAAACATGATTTGGCCAGATGGTGTAAGCATTGGACCAGAGGGTTACATGTACACAGGCGCTGCGCAATTGCCGCTTTCGGCAAAGCTTAATAACGGCAATGCTGAAAATAAAGCACCTTATTATATATTTAGATTTAAACCTTTAGCTGAGGGCGTAATAGGGCGCTAA
- a CDS encoding dienelactone hydrolase family protein encodes MNTQQSDHIPQEAFDWYDEYAHGLMDRRTFMKKLGGLAALGFSMSVLTSALLPNYAFAEQVSFNDDDIKATYEEFDSPNGHGKGKGYLAVPSKIEGKLPVVLVIHENRGLNPYIKDVARRLAKKGFIAFAPDALYPLGGYPGNDDEGRAMQKTMDRAKIQNDFVAAAHFLKNHSNSNGKLGAVGFCFGGYIVNYLAAVESELLSAGVPFYGTPASESLHKNIKAPLMIQLGELDKRVNATWPDYEKSLKANNVEYTMHMYEGANHGFHNDSTGRYDEQKAELAWQRTLAFLNEKLS; translated from the coding sequence ATGAATACCCAGCAATCAGATCATATCCCGCAAGAAGCCTTTGATTGGTACGATGAATACGCCCACGGCTTAATGGACAGACGTACATTTATGAAAAAACTAGGTGGGTTAGCTGCACTTGGTTTTTCAATGAGCGTACTAACCAGTGCCCTGTTACCCAATTATGCGTTTGCAGAGCAAGTATCGTTTAATGATGACGATATTAAAGCCACCTACGAAGAATTTGATTCGCCAAACGGGCATGGTAAAGGCAAAGGTTACTTAGCAGTGCCTAGCAAAATTGAAGGTAAACTGCCGGTTGTATTAGTTATTCACGAAAACCGTGGTTTAAACCCATATATTAAAGATGTAGCAAGGCGCTTAGCCAAAAAAGGCTTTATTGCCTTTGCACCCGACGCACTCTATCCGCTTGGTGGCTACCCAGGCAATGACGATGAAGGCCGCGCCATGCAAAAAACCATGGACAGAGCTAAAATTCAAAACGACTTTGTAGCCGCTGCCCACTTTTTAAAAAATCATTCAAATAGCAACGGCAAGCTAGGGGCTGTAGGTTTTTGTTTTGGTGGTTATATTGTTAATTACTTAGCGGCGGTTGAGAGTGAATTACTCAGCGCGGGCGTACCCTTTTATGGCACCCCTGCCAGTGAGTCACTGCACAAAAATATAAAAGCGCCTTTAATGATTCAATTAGGTGAGCTTGATAAACGCGTTAACGCTACATGGCCTGATTATGAAAAAAGCTTAAAAGCTAATAATGTTGAGTACACTATGCACATGTACGAAGGTGCAAACCATGGTTTTCATAACGACTCTACTGGGCGTTATGATGAGCAAAAAGCAGAACTTGCTTGGCAGCGTACCTTAGCGTTTTTGAATGAAAAGCTAAGTTAA
- a CDS encoding LysR family transcriptional regulator, with product MLLEDLQVILKVAEFKSITAAASNLDMRTATASAAVKRVEQALGFELFIRTTRHLRLSAAGERYIPQCQQAIAMLEQAKNTLKSDDDIIDGELRIALSSDLGRNIVIPWLDEFMQTHTQLSLRANISDSNIDFYRDSVDIALRYGKPNDASMYGFKICDVPRILCAAQSYLDIHGTPAHPHDLTEHKGLFYQLQDIIKDVWVFSDAREEFKVKLHGGHATNDGDLVRRWCVSGKGLAVKSCLDMSNDLLAGNVVNVMANFKPTPTELWLVCPSRQSITPAVRLLRDAFREKSAGILKALIAKGIIDKTVLD from the coding sequence ATGCTTTTAGAAGACTTACAGGTAATTTTAAAAGTGGCAGAGTTTAAAAGTATTACTGCTGCAGCATCAAATTTAGATATGCGCACCGCCACAGCAAGTGCTGCTGTAAAAAGGGTAGAGCAGGCTTTAGGTTTTGAATTATTTATACGCACCACTCGTCATTTAAGGCTTTCTGCAGCCGGCGAGCGTTACATTCCACAATGCCAACAAGCAATAGCGATGCTTGAACAAGCCAAAAATACACTTAAAAGCGATGACGATATAATTGATGGCGAGCTGCGTATTGCGCTTTCTTCTGATTTAGGGCGCAACATTGTGATCCCATGGCTTGACGAGTTCATGCAAACTCACACTCAGTTAAGCCTTCGCGCCAATATTAGCGACAGTAATATCGACTTTTATCGTGACTCGGTCGACATTGCACTGCGTTATGGTAAACCTAACGATGCCAGCATGTACGGTTTTAAAATTTGCGACGTACCGCGTATTTTATGCGCAGCACAAAGCTACCTTGATATACACGGCACACCTGCTCATCCACATGATTTAACTGAACATAAAGGGCTGTTTTATCAACTGCAAGATATAATTAAAGATGTATGGGTATTTAGCGATGCCAGGGAAGAGTTTAAAGTAAAATTGCACGGAGGCCACGCAACTAACGATGGTGATTTAGTAAGGCGCTGGTGTGTATCGGGCAAAGGGCTTGCAGTTAAATCCTGCTTAGATATGTCTAACGACTTACTTGCCGGTAATGTTGTAAACGTTATGGCAAATTTTAAACCTACACCTACAGAGCTTTGGCTAGTATGCCCAAGCAGGCAGTCAATCACTCCAGCCGTGCGCTTACTTCGCGATGCATTTAGAGAAAAAAGCGCAGGTATTTTAAAAGCCCTTATTGCAAAAGGGATTATTGATAAAACCGTGCTTGACTAA
- a CDS encoding bifunctional 2-polyprenyl-6-hydroxyphenol methylase/3-demethylubiquinol 3-O-methyltransferase UbiG: protein MWDERYNTQQYAYGKQPNDFLADHYKQLPKGNVISLAEGEGRNAVFLAKMGYRVTAVDGSKVGLEKAAKLAKEHNVNIELIHADLAKFDFGKEKWDAVVSIYCPLPSAVRSAVYKRAVKGLKPGGVFLLEAYTPEQVNYNTGGGPSVDTKTSKSDLQDDLIELSFLHLEELKREVLEGTYHTGLASVLQAIAKK, encoded by the coding sequence ATGTGGGATGAACGCTATAACACTCAGCAATACGCTTATGGCAAACAGCCAAACGATTTTTTAGCCGATCACTATAAGCAATTACCTAAAGGAAATGTTATAAGCTTAGCCGAAGGCGAGGGGCGAAATGCGGTATTTTTGGCAAAAATGGGTTATCGCGTTACTGCGGTTGATGGCTCAAAAGTAGGGCTTGAAAAAGCGGCAAAGCTTGCCAAAGAGCACAACGTAAACATTGAGCTTATACACGCCGATTTAGCTAAGTTTGATTTTGGGAAAGAGAAATGGGATGCGGTAGTGTCTATTTATTGCCCTTTACCGAGCGCGGTACGCTCAGCAGTATATAAGCGCGCTGTTAAAGGTTTAAAGCCAGGTGGGGTGTTTTTACTTGAGGCCTATACGCCTGAGCAAGTAAATTATAATACCGGAGGCGGCCCAAGTGTCGATACTAAAACCTCAAAAAGCGATTTACAAGATGACTTAATCGAGCTTAGCTTTTTGCATTTAGAAGAATTAAAGCGAGAAGTGCTGGAGGGTACATATCACACAGGTTTAGCATCGGTACTGCAAGCTATTGCTAAAAAATAA